Proteins from a single region of Pseudomonas fulva:
- a CDS encoding IucA/IucC family C-terminal-domain containing protein — protein sequence MSFSDAEWASLCGALRLRRECERDTERSLPAAELLDADTCTALLDRLGPVILSPSRRITASLLGKRQSFLLTGACLYAMSAYDKGLELSLDNTFIEYGHDDCLWTSSLPLRSLAVSRPEPGAREAWREAVAGQLFAGLLQPLWERFHQLTGVSRRILWENTAVRVYSLYERRLAKLECTAMRQRCAEDFRWLTEQAPGSLFGLDYNPLQHFNRPLTLLDDGARAVRFRRTCCFYYQASDPVEYCSTCPLIRPKAPR from the coding sequence ATGAGCTTCAGCGACGCCGAATGGGCCAGCCTCTGCGGCGCGCTACGGCTGCGCCGCGAATGCGAGCGGGATACTGAGCGCAGCCTGCCGGCTGCCGAGCTGCTCGACGCAGACACCTGCACGGCGCTGCTGGACAGGCTCGGCCCGGTGATTCTCTCGCCATCGCGGCGTATCACCGCCTCGCTGCTGGGCAAGCGCCAGTCGTTCCTGCTCACCGGCGCCTGCCTGTATGCCATGTCGGCCTATGACAAGGGGCTGGAACTGTCGCTGGACAACACCTTTATCGAGTACGGCCACGACGACTGCCTGTGGACCTCGTCGCTGCCGCTGCGCAGCCTGGCCGTGAGCCGGCCTGAACCCGGCGCACGCGAGGCCTGGCGCGAGGCGGTGGCTGGTCAGCTGTTCGCCGGCTTGCTGCAGCCGCTATGGGAGCGCTTTCATCAGCTCACGGGCGTGTCGCGGCGCATCCTCTGGGAAAACACCGCGGTGCGGGTCTACTCGCTGTACGAGCGGCGCCTGGCCAAGCTCGAATGCACGGCGATGCGCCAGCGCTGCGCCGAGGACTTTCGCTGGCTGACCGAACAGGCGCCCGGCAGCCTGTTCGGCCTCGACTACAACCCGCTGCAGCACTTCAACCGGCCGCTGACCCTGCTCGACGACGGCGCCCGGGCGGTGCGTTTCCGCCGCACCTGCTGCTTCTACTACCAGGCCAGCGACCCGGTGGAGTACTGCTCGACCTGCCCGCTGATCCGCCCCAAGGCCCCGCGATAA
- a CDS encoding FecR domain-containing protein — MLNREISEDTRRVARSAARWLALIESGAASEQDHLALQRWRDVHASHEHAWQKIQALRSRFGALPAELAMASLDRPDQGRRRLLKGMLGFAALAPAAWLVSRELPIDAWRADLATRVGERQRLTLADGSVLDINTDSALNLDAGGRRLTLLRGEVALRVAGSSPFVIETGQGRATLVAGEICVHQQGDSCRFSVLAGSVQLQASTHETQVLQRGQRATLRAGRIQSTQIFDPGAPGWRDGVLMANDQPLGDFLRELDRYRPGILRWSPALETLRVTGSFRLADTDQILDLLAASLPVEVHKRTRYWVTLVPREKTA; from the coding sequence GTGCTGAACCGCGAGATCAGCGAAGACACCCGGCGGGTGGCGCGCTCGGCGGCACGTTGGCTGGCGTTGATCGAGTCCGGTGCGGCCAGCGAGCAGGACCACCTGGCGCTGCAGCGCTGGCGTGACGTGCACGCCAGTCACGAGCATGCCTGGCAGAAGATCCAGGCCTTGCGTTCGCGCTTTGGCGCATTGCCTGCCGAGTTGGCGATGGCCAGCCTCGACCGCCCTGACCAGGGCCGGCGGCGCCTGCTCAAAGGCATGCTGGGGTTCGCCGCGCTGGCACCGGCGGCCTGGCTGGTCAGCCGTGAACTGCCTATCGATGCCTGGCGCGCCGACCTGGCCACCCGTGTGGGTGAGCGGCAGCGGCTGACACTGGCCGATGGCAGCGTGCTGGACATCAATACCGATTCCGCGCTGAACCTCGACGCCGGTGGGCGTCGCCTGACCTTGTTGCGGGGCGAAGTGGCCCTGCGTGTCGCTGGCAGCTCGCCATTCGTTATCGAGACCGGCCAGGGCAGGGCGACGCTTGTGGCTGGAGAGATCTGCGTGCATCAGCAGGGCGATAGCTGCCGGTTCTCGGTGCTGGCGGGTTCGGTGCAACTGCAGGCAAGTACTCATGAGACACAGGTTCTGCAGCGGGGGCAGCGGGCCACACTGCGCGCTGGGCGCATCCAGTCCACCCAGATCTTCGACCCTGGTGCGCCTGGCTGGCGTGACGGTGTGCTGATGGCCAACGACCAGCCCCTGGGCGATTTCCTGCGTGAGCTGGACCGTTACCGGCCCGGCATTCTGCGCTGGTCGCCGGCCCTGGAAACCCTGCGGGTGACCGGCAGTTTCCGCCTCGCCGACACCGACCAGATCCTCGACCTGCTGGCTGCCAGCCTGCCTGTCGAGGTGCACAAGCGCACCCGTTACTGGGTCACTCTGGTGCCGCGCGAAAAAACTGCCTGA
- a CDS encoding FecCD family ABC transporter permease, whose amino-acid sequence MRLLLAVLFSLFVLVLGLCLGKVMLSPQRVAAVLMGEGGAGLSFIVEQLRLPRLLLGGLIGGALAVSGLILQAIVRNPLASPDLLGLSSGASAAAVLYLSAFAATWGIGGLPLAAMLGAGSAALAVYGLAWKQGTSPLRLVLIGVGVSAMLAAATTFMLVFSPLSTTLSAYVWLTGSVYGASWREVKALAGALLCLLPVLVLLSRHVVVQQLDEGLARGIGVRVQWLRAALLAVSVALAGSAIAWGGAMAFVGLIAPHIARQLIPIGFAAQACMAALVGANLVILADLAGRTLFLPLDLPAGIFVAVFGTPYFLYLLIKQRQ is encoded by the coding sequence CTGCGCCTGCTGCTGGCCGTACTGTTCAGCCTTTTCGTGCTGGTTCTCGGCCTGTGCCTGGGCAAGGTCATGCTCTCGCCGCAGCGAGTCGCTGCCGTGCTGATGGGCGAGGGCGGGGCCGGGCTGAGCTTTATCGTCGAGCAACTGCGCCTGCCGCGCCTGCTGCTCGGCGGGCTGATCGGCGGGGCCCTGGCGGTGTCCGGGTTGATCCTGCAGGCCATCGTGCGCAACCCCCTGGCCTCGCCGGATCTGCTTGGGCTGTCCAGTGGCGCCAGTGCGGCGGCGGTGCTGTACCTGTCGGCCTTCGCGGCGACTTGGGGTATAGGCGGCTTGCCGCTGGCGGCGATGCTCGGCGCCGGCAGTGCCGCGCTGGCGGTCTACGGCCTGGCCTGGAAGCAGGGCACGTCACCGCTGCGGCTGGTGCTGATCGGCGTCGGTGTGTCGGCCATGCTGGCGGCGGCCACCACCTTCATGCTGGTGTTCAGCCCGCTGAGCACCACCTTGTCGGCCTACGTGTGGCTGACCGGCAGCGTGTACGGCGCGAGCTGGCGAGAGGTCAAGGCGCTGGCGGGCGCGCTGCTGTGCCTGCTGCCGGTTCTGGTCCTGCTGTCGCGCCACGTGGTGGTTCAGCAACTGGACGAGGGCCTGGCCCGCGGCATCGGCGTGCGCGTGCAGTGGCTGCGCGCAGCGCTTCTTGCCGTCAGTGTGGCCCTGGCCGGCTCGGCCATCGCCTGGGGCGGCGCCATGGCCTTCGTCGGCTTGATCGCGCCGCATATCGCTCGCCAGCTGATCCCCATCGGTTTCGCCGCCCAGGCCTGCATGGCGGCGCTGGTCGGTGCCAATCTGGTGATACTCGCCGACCTGGCCGGGCGCACCCTGTTTCTGCCGCTGGACTTGCCCGCCGGCATCTTCGTCGCCGTGTTCGGCACCCCGTATTTTCTGTACCTGCTGATCAAGCAGCGGCAGTGA
- a CDS encoding ABC transporter substrate-binding protein — MRLSLGVLAAGAMPLVNAGPAPRRVITLFQGATDTAVALGIRPAGVVDSWSEKPMYRYLRSALAGVPHVGLETQPSLEDIALLSPDLIVASRFRHDRIAGLLEQLCPVVMLDEVFEFRHTLRVMGAATARSGEARALQARWDARVSAMRERLAAKFGARWPLSVSVLDVREDHLRSYLPDSFAGSVLAELGFVWNRQSRDASGVSIKLRSRESLPVADADVFFVFGRADSPAVQRHYQAITGHPLWQRMAAPQAGQVWWVDGVAWIFSGGILGATRILDDIERSLLADAAA; from the coding sequence ATGCGCCTGTCCCTGGGCGTTCTCGCTGCCGGTGCAATGCCCCTGGTCAATGCCGGGCCTGCGCCGCGGCGCGTCATCACCTTGTTTCAGGGCGCCACCGATACCGCGGTGGCGCTTGGCATTCGGCCGGCCGGCGTGGTCGATTCGTGGAGCGAGAAGCCCATGTATCGCTACCTGCGCTCGGCCTTGGCAGGCGTGCCCCATGTCGGCCTGGAAACCCAGCCGAGCCTGGAGGACATCGCCTTGCTCAGCCCGGACCTGATCGTCGCCTCGCGCTTTCGCCATGATCGGATTGCCGGGCTGCTCGAGCAGCTGTGCCCGGTGGTGATGCTCGACGAGGTATTCGAATTCCGCCATACCCTGCGCGTGATGGGCGCTGCTACCGCGCGCAGTGGCGAGGCGCGGGCCTTGCAGGCGCGTTGGGATGCACGCGTCAGCGCGATGCGCGAGCGCCTGGCCGCGAAGTTCGGCGCGCGCTGGCCGCTCAGCGTGTCGGTGCTGGACGTGCGTGAGGACCACCTGCGCAGCTACCTGCCCGACAGCTTCGCCGGCAGCGTGCTGGCCGAGCTGGGCTTCGTGTGGAACCGGCAGAGCCGCGATGCCAGCGGCGTGTCCATCAAGCTGCGCAGCCGGGAAAGCCTGCCGGTGGCCGACGCCGATGTGTTCTTCGTGTTCGGCCGGGCCGACAGCCCCGCGGTTCAGCGCCATTACCAGGCGATTACTGGGCACCCGCTGTGGCAGCGTATGGCCGCGCCGCAAGCCGGGCAGGTGTGGTGGGTGGATGGCGTGGCCTGGATATTTTCCGGCGGCATCCTTGGCGCCACACGCATTCTCGACGATATCGAACGCAGCTTGCTGGCGGACGCCGCGGCATGA
- a CDS encoding sigma-70 family RNA polymerase sigma factor — MGGVAVSSERAFDDLYREHRSWLEQWLSRRMGNGWDAADLSQDAFMRVLAGSQAISELQEPRAYLKTIGKRLLINLYKRRSLEQAYVEALAQLPEACAPSPEERWLVLETLQALDELLDGLPQVVRRAFLLSQLEGLGYREIAERLEVSERSVKRYMAQAYEHCLLVELC; from the coding sequence ATGGGTGGTGTGGCTGTATCGAGTGAACGCGCGTTCGACGATCTGTACCGGGAGCATCGCAGCTGGCTGGAGCAGTGGCTGAGCCGCCGTATGGGCAATGGCTGGGATGCCGCCGATCTCAGCCAGGATGCCTTCATGCGCGTGCTGGCCGGTTCCCAGGCGATCAGCGAGCTGCAGGAACCGCGTGCCTACCTGAAAACCATCGGCAAGCGCCTGCTGATCAACCTGTACAAGCGCCGCAGCCTGGAGCAGGCCTATGTGGAGGCGCTGGCGCAACTGCCGGAAGCCTGTGCGCCATCACCGGAAGAGCGGTGGCTGGTGCTGGAAACCTTGCAGGCCCTGGACGAACTGCTCGACGGCTTGCCCCAGGTGGTGCGTCGAGCATTCCTGCTCAGCCAGCTCGAAGGGCTCGGTTACCGCGAGATCGCCGAGCGCCTCGAGGTCTCCGAGCGCAGCGTCAAGCGCTATATGGCGCAGGCCTACGAGCACTGCCTGCTGGTCGAGCTGTGCTGA
- a CDS encoding FecCD family ABC transporter permease, which yields MTAPGKLIIALVVLLACCVLSLSTGPSWIGPHSVFDALLQADPSNVDHLLVNTTRLPRTLMAVVVGASLAVAGALMQAMTRNPLASPGLFGINAGATFALIVSLSLFSLNAPEQWLWSAFSGAAVAGALVWTVGNSGQGALNPLRMVLAGAAITALFTAFSQALLVIDQQGLDTVLFWLAGSLSERSLATAVPLLICALVALLVACLLGAQVNVLNAGVQIAIGLGQRTGLIRLKLGVLVVLLAGSAVALAGSIGFIGLIVPHMVRRLVGIDHRVMLPGCALLGATLLLVADMLARVLILPHEVPVGVMTALFGAPFFIALARRGGRNA from the coding sequence ATGACGGCGCCCGGCAAGCTGATCATCGCCTTAGTCGTGCTGCTGGCCTGCTGCGTGCTGAGCCTGTCCACCGGCCCCAGCTGGATCGGCCCGCACAGCGTGTTCGACGCCTTGCTGCAGGCCGATCCGTCTAACGTCGACCATTTGCTGGTCAACACCACCCGGCTGCCGCGCACCCTGATGGCAGTGGTGGTCGGCGCCAGCCTGGCGGTGGCTGGCGCGCTGATGCAGGCCATGACCCGCAACCCATTGGCCTCGCCGGGGCTATTCGGCATCAACGCCGGGGCGACCTTCGCGTTGATCGTCAGCCTGTCGCTGTTCTCCCTGAATGCGCCTGAGCAATGGCTGTGGAGCGCCTTCTCAGGCGCCGCCGTGGCCGGCGCGCTGGTCTGGACGGTGGGCAACAGCGGGCAGGGCGCGCTCAACCCATTGCGCATGGTGCTTGCCGGGGCGGCGATAACCGCGCTGTTCACGGCGTTCAGCCAGGCGTTGCTGGTGATCGATCAACAGGGCCTGGACACCGTGCTGTTCTGGCTGGCCGGCTCGCTCAGCGAGCGCAGCCTAGCCACCGCCGTGCCGCTGCTGATCTGTGCACTGGTAGCGCTGCTGGTGGCCTGCCTGCTCGGCGCCCAGGTCAATGTGCTGAATGCCGGCGTGCAGATCGCCATCGGCCTGGGCCAGCGCACCGGCCTGATCCGCCTGAAACTGGGCGTGCTAGTGGTGCTGCTGGCCGGCAGCGCGGTGGCCCTGGCGGGCAGCATCGGTTTCATCGGGCTGATCGTGCCGCACATGGTGCGTCGCCTGGTCGGCATCGACCACCGGGTGATGCTGCCCGGTTGCGCGCTGCTCGGCGCCACGCTGTTGCTGGTCGCCGATATGCTCGCCCGGGTGCTGATCCTGCCCCACGAAGTGCCGGTCGGGGTGATGACCGCGTTGTTCGGCGCGCCGTTCTTTATCGCACTGGCGAGGCGTGGAGGTCGCAATGCCTAA
- a CDS encoding TonB-dependent receptor translates to MPPLTRYRPRLVSSISYSTVCLSLMLGLGSIAPLSAGAQTAERSYSVPSSSLGEALSRFASQAGVSLSVDPALVRGRSSQGLSGTYSVDEGFTRLLQGSGLRLQPVGDSAYTIAPTADSAETLEIAPTAITGVTIPSQSLEGERYAGGQVARRSSQGLLGSRDFMESPLSMTTYTSEAVKNTQSRTLADLTASDPAVRSTNPAGGRFEQFTIRGFSLFNSDVSYGGLYGIMPTYSIDMEMADRVDILRGPTQLVNGISPRGSVGGGINVVPKRATDKPITEFTGSYASDSQVGGAVDVGRRFGEDNRFGIRFNGVKQSGDTEWDHQKVNREMAVVGLDFRDERLRLSMDLGHTERDTDAPQERVLVGANAPVPRADDVRHNYAQAWSKAETRDTFGALRGEYDIDDSLMVYGAVGARKSRHDFLRHNVSVTNAAGDFTVDPRGFSRDEDVRTINAGVRKWFNTGSVSHEVNLAADYFSMDFENGDTRYARGNSNLYNTRPTPAPGLPTRPSTRDYTENRFSGVALSDTLGFMEDRLLVTLGARWQRVVVDDWSDGVKQPTAYDEEKFSPSAGVLFKATDQLSLYANYMEGLSQGKIAPGTAENENEIFPPFISRQAEAGAKYDMGRFALTAAVFRIKQPAYETAAPAAGQTEGTFGPNGKRVNDGIELNVFGEPVDGVRLLGGVMYIDSELKDTNNGGANDGNRAPATPKLNANFGAEWDLPGVQGLTVTGRAIYSSSQYLDQANTKEIGSWTRYDLGARYAFKVSETDVTLRGTVENVADSRDWISAGASDDSSPGLTISTPRTFVLSATLGF, encoded by the coding sequence ATGCCACCCCTGACACGTTATCGGCCTCGTCTGGTGTCTTCGATTTCCTACTCCACCGTCTGCCTGAGCCTGATGCTCGGGCTGGGCAGCATCGCGCCGCTGAGCGCCGGGGCACAAACCGCCGAGCGCAGCTACAGCGTGCCGAGCAGCAGCCTCGGTGAGGCCCTGAGCCGCTTCGCCAGCCAGGCCGGGGTAAGCCTGTCGGTAGATCCGGCGCTGGTCAGGGGGCGCAGCAGCCAGGGGCTGTCCGGTACCTACAGCGTCGATGAGGGGTTCACTCGCCTGCTCCAGGGCAGCGGCTTGCGTCTGCAGCCGGTTGGCGATTCGGCCTATACCATCGCGCCAACAGCCGATAGCGCCGAGACCCTGGAAATCGCCCCGACGGCGATCACTGGCGTAACCATCCCGTCGCAAAGCCTGGAGGGCGAGCGCTACGCCGGCGGCCAGGTCGCGCGGCGCAGTTCCCAGGGGCTGCTGGGCTCGCGGGACTTCATGGAATCGCCCCTGAGCATGACCACCTACACCAGCGAGGCGGTGAAGAATACCCAGTCGCGCACCCTGGCCGACCTGACCGCCAGCGACCCGGCGGTGCGCTCGACCAACCCGGCGGGCGGGCGCTTCGAGCAGTTCACCATCCGTGGTTTCAGCCTGTTCAACAGTGATGTGTCCTACGGTGGGCTGTACGGCATCATGCCGACGTACTCCATCGACATGGAAATGGCCGACCGCGTCGATATCCTTCGTGGCCCGACCCAACTGGTCAACGGCATCTCGCCTCGCGGCAGCGTCGGCGGCGGCATCAACGTGGTGCCCAAGCGCGCCACCGACAAGCCGATCACCGAGTTCACCGGCAGCTACGCCTCGGACAGCCAGGTCGGTGGGGCGGTCGACGTGGGTCGTCGTTTCGGCGAGGACAACCGCTTCGGCATCCGCTTCAACGGCGTCAAGCAATCCGGTGATACCGAGTGGGATCACCAGAAGGTCAACCGCGAGATGGCCGTGGTGGGGCTGGATTTCCGCGACGAACGCCTGCGCCTGTCGATGGATCTGGGGCATACCGAGCGCGATACCGATGCGCCCCAGGAGCGCGTGCTGGTCGGCGCCAATGCACCCGTGCCGCGGGCCGATGACGTGCGCCACAACTACGCGCAAGCCTGGAGCAAGGCCGAGACCCGCGACACCTTTGGTGCGCTGCGCGGTGAGTACGATATCGACGATTCGTTGATGGTTTATGGCGCTGTGGGTGCGCGTAAGAGTCGTCATGATTTCCTGCGGCACAACGTGTCGGTGACGAACGCTGCTGGCGATTTCACGGTTGACCCGAGGGGGTTCAGCAGGGATGAGGATGTTCGAACCATCAACGCCGGCGTGCGTAAGTGGTTTAACACAGGATCGGTCAGCCATGAGGTCAACTTGGCCGCCGACTATTTCTCCATGGATTTTGAAAACGGCGACACACGCTATGCCCGTGGAAATAGCAACCTCTACAACACGCGACCAACGCCTGCGCCAGGCTTGCCCACGAGGCCGTCAACCAGGGATTACACAGAGAACCGCTTCAGCGGGGTAGCGCTCTCTGACACCCTGGGCTTTATGGAGGATCGCCTGCTGGTGACATTGGGAGCACGTTGGCAGCGAGTGGTCGTCGATGACTGGTCGGATGGCGTGAAGCAACCCACCGCCTATGACGAGGAAAAGTTCTCGCCTTCGGCGGGCGTGTTGTTCAAGGCGACCGATCAACTTTCGTTGTACGCCAACTACATGGAAGGCCTGAGCCAGGGCAAGATCGCGCCCGGCACAGCGGAGAACGAAAACGAGATTTTCCCGCCCTTTATCAGTCGCCAGGCTGAGGCGGGGGCCAAATACGATATGGGCAGGTTTGCCCTTACCGCGGCGGTTTTCCGTATCAAACAGCCGGCTTACGAGACTGCGGCGCCCGCGGCGGGTCAAACCGAAGGAACGTTCGGTCCCAACGGCAAACGCGTCAATGACGGTATCGAGCTCAACGTCTTTGGCGAACCCGTTGACGGCGTCAGGCTGCTCGGTGGGGTGATGTATATCGACAGCGAACTGAAGGACACCAACAACGGTGGTGCCAACGATGGCAATCGCGCGCCGGCCACACCCAAGCTCAATGCAAACTTCGGTGCCGAGTGGGACCTGCCTGGCGTTCAGGGCCTGACCGTGACGGGCCGCGCTATCTATAGCAGTTCGCAGTATCTGGATCAGGCCAACACCAAGGAAATCGGCTCTTGGACCCGCTACGACCTGGGTGCGCGCTACGCCTTCAAGGTCAGCGAGACCGATGTCACCTTGCGTGGCACCGTCGAGAACGTCGCCGACTCCCGGGACTGGATCTCGGCGGGCGCCTCGGACGACAGCTCGCCAGGCTTGACGATCTCAACTCCACGCACCTTCGTGCTGTCGGCCACCCTCGGGTTCTGA
- a CDS encoding ABC transporter ATP-binding protein, translated as MTAIASRNLTLAYQRQPIIDNLDLALPRGQVTVLIGSNGCGKSTLLKSFARLLKPQAGTVILNGADIQRKPTAAVARELAILPQMPVAPEGISVRQLVALGRYPYQSWMQQWSAEDEAVVARALTRTGLDELAERPVDALSGGQRQRAWIAMTLAQETELVLLDEPTTFLDLAHQIEVLDLLRELNRQEGKTIVMVLHDLNLACRYADHMVAVHQRTAYAQGKPADILSEELVKTVFDLDCRIIPDPFFHTPLCIPFGRDIPR; from the coding sequence ATGACCGCCATCGCCAGCCGCAACCTGACTCTTGCCTACCAGCGCCAGCCGATCATCGACAACCTCGACCTGGCACTGCCGCGCGGCCAGGTGACGGTGCTGATCGGCAGCAACGGCTGCGGCAAGAGCACGCTGCTGAAATCCTTCGCCCGGCTGCTCAAGCCGCAGGCCGGCACGGTGATCCTCAACGGCGCCGACATCCAGCGCAAACCGACCGCCGCCGTGGCGCGGGAGCTGGCGATCTTGCCGCAGATGCCGGTAGCGCCCGAGGGCATCAGCGTGCGTCAGCTGGTCGCCCTGGGGCGCTACCCGTACCAGAGCTGGATGCAGCAGTGGTCGGCCGAGGACGAAGCCGTGGTGGCCCGCGCACTGACCCGCACCGGCCTCGACGAGCTGGCCGAACGGCCGGTCGATGCGCTGTCCGGCGGTCAGCGGCAGCGCGCCTGGATCGCCATGACTCTGGCCCAGGAAACCGAGTTGGTGCTGCTCGACGAGCCCACCACCTTTCTCGACCTGGCCCACCAGATCGAGGTGCTGGACCTGCTGCGCGAGCTCAATCGCCAGGAGGGCAAGACCATCGTCATGGTGCTGCACGACCTCAACCTGGCCTGTCGCTACGCCGACCATATGGTCGCCGTGCACCAGCGCACCGCCTACGCCCAGGGCAAGCCGGCGGACATCCTCAGCGAAGAGCTGGTCAAGACGGTGTTCGACCTGGATTGCCGGATCATCCCCGACCCGTTCTTCCATACACCGCTATGCATTCCCTTCGGCCGGGACATTCCGCGATGA
- a CDS encoding polyprenyl synthetase family protein produces the protein MTAYATATIDSGFTEHLMQLRGAVDDRLDELLPPASNERDLVAAAIRDGALAPGKRMRPLLLLLAADGLGADQHQALDLACAIEMVHAASLILDDMPCMDNAQLRRGRPTVHLAFGEDIAILAAVALLSRAFGVVASIDGLRPLVRTQLVEILANTIGSQGLVQGQLQDLRDGRHARSEEEIAATNNLKTGVLFSAIMDMAFLISDAPQPLRGVLQRFAIELGHAVQLYDDLQDINPNSDKDQGKDNGKSTLLALHGEQKVRERLDSHLARAHICLDEAYRGDAYIGRFLGMLFG, from the coding sequence ATGACAGCCTATGCGACCGCAACGATCGACAGCGGATTCACCGAACACCTGATGCAGCTGCGTGGCGCCGTCGATGACCGACTCGACGAGCTGTTGCCGCCTGCCAGCAACGAGCGCGACCTGGTGGCTGCGGCGATCCGTGACGGGGCACTGGCCCCGGGCAAGCGCATGCGCCCGCTGCTGTTGCTGCTCGCCGCCGACGGGCTGGGCGCCGATCAGCACCAGGCGCTGGATCTGGCCTGTGCCATCGAGATGGTGCACGCCGCCTCGCTGATTCTCGACGACATGCCCTGCATGGACAACGCCCAGCTGCGCCGCGGGCGGCCCACCGTGCACCTGGCGTTCGGCGAGGACATCGCCATTCTCGCGGCCGTGGCGCTGCTGTCACGGGCCTTTGGTGTGGTGGCCTCGATCGACGGGCTGCGCCCGCTGGTGCGCACCCAACTGGTGGAGATTCTCGCCAATACCATCGGCTCCCAGGGGCTGGTGCAGGGGCAGTTGCAGGACCTGCGCGACGGCAGGCACGCCCGTAGCGAAGAGGAAATCGCCGCCACCAACAACCTCAAGACCGGGGTGCTGTTCAGCGCGATCATGGATATGGCGTTTCTGATCAGCGATGCACCCCAGCCGTTGCGGGGGGTGCTGCAGCGCTTCGCCATCGAGCTGGGGCACGCCGTGCAGCTCTACGACGACCTGCAGGACATCAATCCCAACAGCGACAAGGACCAGGGCAAGGACAACGGCAAGTCGACGCTGCTGGCCCTGCACGGCGAGCAGAAGGTGCGCGAGCGCCTCGATAGCCACCTGGCCCGGGCGCACATCTGCCTGGATGAAGCCTACCGCGGCGACGCCTATATCGGCCGCTTCCTGGGCATGCTGTTCGGCTGA
- the fni gene encoding type 2 isopentenyl-diphosphate Delta-isomerase — MNNSDLSRRKDDHLDIVLDRHKAATRVSAGWSQVQFEHCALPELDHAAIDLRASLLGTPLQAPLLISSMTGGAARSEAINRHLAEAAQALGIAMGVGSQRVSLQTGNDQGLTGELRRLAPDIVLLSNIGAAQLLEVDGLDLARRAVDTLQANGLIIHLNPLQEAVQAEGDRDWRGVLTQIARVVDSLEVPVIVKEVGAGLSASVARSLVEAGVQVIDVAGAGGTSWAAVEGERATNPADRAVAMAFADWGIPAASAVQAIRDALPDVTLVASGGIRDGVDAARAIRLGADIVGQAAGALPGATLSTEAVIEHFQIVIRQLRTACFCTGSANLAALRQAPLLASQA, encoded by the coding sequence ATGAATAATAGCGACCTCAGTCGGCGTAAGGATGATCATCTGGATATCGTTCTGGATCGGCACAAGGCCGCTACCCGTGTCAGTGCCGGTTGGTCGCAGGTGCAATTCGAGCACTGCGCCCTGCCCGAGCTCGACCACGCCGCCATCGACCTGCGCGCCTCGCTGCTCGGCACCCCGCTGCAGGCGCCCTTGCTGATCAGCTCCATGACCGGCGGCGCGGCGCGCTCCGAAGCCATCAATCGTCACCTGGCCGAGGCCGCTCAGGCACTGGGCATCGCCATGGGCGTCGGCTCCCAGCGCGTCAGCCTGCAGACCGGCAATGACCAGGGCCTGACCGGCGAGCTGCGTCGGCTGGCTCCGGATATCGTGCTGCTGTCCAATATCGGCGCCGCCCAGTTGCTCGAGGTCGACGGTCTCGACCTGGCCCGCCGTGCGGTCGATACGTTGCAGGCCAACGGCCTGATCATTCACCTCAACCCGCTGCAGGAAGCCGTGCAGGCCGAAGGCGACCGTGACTGGCGCGGTGTGCTGACGCAGATCGCCCGGGTGGTCGACAGCCTGGAGGTGCCGGTGATCGTCAAGGAAGTCGGCGCCGGCCTGTCGGCCAGCGTCGCCCGTTCGTTGGTCGAGGCCGGTGTGCAGGTCATCGACGTGGCCGGTGCCGGCGGAACCAGCTGGGCGGCCGTGGAAGGCGAGCGTGCCACCAACCCGGCCGATCGGGCGGTGGCCATGGCCTTCGCCGACTGGGGCATTCCTGCGGCCAGCGCCGTGCAGGCGATACGCGATGCCCTGCCGGACGTGACGCTGGTCGCCTCCGGCGGGATACGCGACGGCGTCGATGCCGCCAGGGCCATCCGCCTGGGCGCCGATATCGTCGGCCAGGCGGCCGGCGCGCTGCCCGGCGCGACGCTGTCGACCGAGGCGGTGATCGAACACTTCCAGATCGTCATCCGGCAACTGCGTACCGCGTGCTTCTGCACCGGCTCGGCCAACCTGGCCGCGCTGCGCCAGGCGCCTTTGCTGGCGAGCCAGGCATGA